One genomic window of Thalassolituus hydrocarboniclasticus includes the following:
- the cls gene encoding cardiolipin synthase: MPEQGWWIWPLLLYTFGVLAAIDALWQGRTAQGTIAWVLGLLLMPLITLPLYLFFGSRRFHGYLRARRHGDHSLSFIADQIQAGLEHFALPPDQLTRPLYPLFRLPQMGGNQCRLLTDGDTTFSTMFRRIAEARRYICVQFYILRDDDTGQELASLLCQQARAGVATYLLYDEIGSRGLGRRFLQPLEEAGVRVSRFNPLQLRNRTQLNFRNHRKLVICDGEYAYVGGYNVGNEYRGSSEKEGFWRDTHVEIHGPAALSFQLSFTEDWHWATQYIPAIEWNSCPASGNNNVMCIASGPADETESASLYFTHLIHSARQRCWLVSPYFVPDQNLVSALQLAGLRGIDIRILVPEKSDSWLVQQAMRGYIDLLQHCNVRFYTYKKGFLHQKVLLIDDEWSSIGSANLDNRSLRINFEIGALIQSKEFAAETEAMLLNDFSHSELTHISHHWWPVLLAKTTRLLAPLL, translated from the coding sequence ATGCCAGAGCAAGGGTGGTGGATATGGCCGCTGCTGCTGTACACCTTCGGGGTACTGGCAGCCATTGACGCCCTGTGGCAGGGGCGCACCGCCCAGGGCACCATCGCCTGGGTGCTGGGCCTGCTGCTGATGCCGCTGATTACCCTGCCGCTCTATCTCTTTTTCGGCAGCCGCCGCTTTCATGGCTATCTGCGCGCCCGTCGCCATGGTGACCACAGCCTGAGCTTTATCGCTGACCAGATTCAGGCCGGGCTCGAACACTTTGCCTTACCTCCTGACCAGCTTACACGGCCCCTGTATCCTCTCTTTCGTTTACCGCAAATGGGCGGTAATCAGTGCCGGCTGCTGACCGATGGTGATACCACGTTCAGCACGATGTTCCGGCGCATTGCTGAAGCCAGGCGCTATATCTGCGTACAGTTTTATATTCTGCGCGACGACGATACCGGTCAGGAACTGGCCAGCCTGTTGTGCCAGCAGGCCCGTGCAGGTGTCGCAACCTATCTTCTTTATGACGAGATCGGCAGCCGCGGTCTGGGCCGGCGTTTTCTGCAGCCTCTGGAAGAGGCCGGGGTGCGGGTGTCACGCTTTAATCCGCTGCAACTGCGTAACCGCACTCAGCTCAATTTCCGCAATCACCGCAAGCTGGTGATCTGCGATGGTGAATATGCCTACGTTGGCGGCTATAACGTCGGCAACGAATACCGCGGCAGCAGCGAAAAAGAAGGATTCTGGCGCGATACCCATGTCGAAATCCATGGCCCCGCGGCTCTCAGTTTTCAGTTATCTTTTACCGAAGACTGGCACTGGGCTACTCAATATATCCCGGCCATTGAATGGAACAGCTGCCCGGCGAGCGGAAACAATAATGTGATGTGCATTGCCTCAGGCCCCGCCGATGAAACCGAAAGCGCCAGCCTGTACTTCACCCACCTGATTCACAGCGCCCGCCAGCGCTGCTGGCTGGTCAGCCCCTATTTTGTACCGGATCAGAATCTGGTCAGCGCTCTGCAACTGGCTGGTCTGCGTGGTATCGATATCCGCATTCTGGTGCCGGAAAAGAGCGACAGCTGGCTGGTGCAGCAGGCGATGCGCGGTTATATCGACTTGCTGCAGCACTGCAATGTACGCTTTTACACTTACAAAAAAGGCTTTCTGCATCAGAAGGTACTGTTGATTGATGATGAATGGTCCAGCATTGGCAGTGCCAATCTCGATAACCGTTCTCTGCGTATTAATTTTGAAATCGGCGCCCTGATTCAGAGCAAAGAATTTGCCGCAGAGACTGAGGCTATGCTGCTGAATGATTTCAGCCATTCTGAACTTACCCACATCAGCCATCACTGGTGGCCGGTCTTACTGGCCAAAACCACCCGGCTGCTTGCCCCTTTGCTGTAA
- a CDS encoding chalcone isomerase family protein, whose product MVKLLFRNTLKRPLARILQPALLSAVIIFTPTTQARTIEGFDFPEVLPQTADHPELKLNGASVRTLYYLVDTYVGLLYVEAPSADASQIIEQESYKRIVYHILVNRVSGRRIATAMYDALQLNISSSEAEQMDERLDMLVTMFDSKLERGDAGYVDYVPGVGSRVVINDEVKGILPGKDLYDALLKIWIGEHPVSHQFKDEILGLTEQQHGNIAAD is encoded by the coding sequence ATGGTTAAGCTGTTATTCCGCAACACACTCAAACGCCCGCTCGCCCGCATTCTGCAACCTGCCCTGCTGAGCGCCGTCATAATCTTTACTCCCACAACCCAGGCACGCACGATCGAAGGATTTGATTTTCCGGAAGTTTTGCCACAAACCGCCGACCATCCGGAATTAAAACTGAACGGCGCCTCGGTGCGCACCTTATATTATCTGGTCGATACCTACGTTGGTCTGCTGTATGTCGAGGCCCCATCCGCCGATGCCAGCCAGATCATTGAACAGGAAAGCTACAAACGCATCGTTTATCACATTCTGGTTAACCGCGTCAGCGGACGGAGAATTGCTACGGCAATGTATGATGCCCTGCAACTGAACATCAGCAGCAGCGAGGCCGAACAGATGGATGAACGATTAGATATGCTGGTAACCATGTTCGACAGCAAACTGGAACGGGGTGATGCGGGCTATGTGGATTACGTACCCGGCGTTGGCTCCCGTGTGGTTATCAATGATGAAGTAAAAGGCATTTTACCCGGCAAGGATCTGTACGATGCCCTGCTGAAAATATGGATCGGTGAACATCCGGTATCTCATCAGTTTAAAGATGAAATTCTGGGCCTGACTGAGCAGCAGCATGGCAACATTGCCGCAGATTAA
- a CDS encoding OmpW/AlkL family protein: MKLLKTLLASAVAVSAMPALAYEAGDIIVKAGIVNVNPKEDSGIDGVTVGDDTQLGLTLTYMVAPQVGVEVLAATPFKHGVYAGGERIATTKHLPPTVSAQYYLMDPASKLQPYVGLGVNHTFFFDEDGVDHLGKSWGLSYSAGLNYDLGNNLLANAAVWKIDIDSELNGSGTDVEIDPLVFMVGAGMKF, encoded by the coding sequence ATGAAACTGTTGAAAACTTTGTTAGCAAGCGCAGTAGCGGTTTCTGCAATGCCAGCTCTGGCTTATGAAGCCGGCGATATTATCGTTAAAGCTGGTATTGTTAACGTGAATCCGAAAGAAGACAGTGGTATCGATGGTGTCACCGTTGGTGATGATACCCAGCTGGGTCTGACCCTGACCTATATGGTAGCTCCTCAGGTTGGCGTGGAAGTGCTGGCGGCAACTCCGTTCAAGCATGGCGTATATGCAGGCGGTGAACGTATTGCTACTACCAAGCATCTGCCACCAACAGTGTCCGCTCAGTACTACCTGATGGACCCGGCTTCCAAGCTGCAGCCTTATGTGGGTCTGGGTGTTAACCACACGTTCTTCTTCGATGAAGATGGTGTTGACCACCTGGGTAAAAGCTGGGGTCTGTCATATTCAGCAGGTCTGAACTATGACCTGGGTAATAATCTGCTGGCCAATGCTGCAGTCTGGAAAATCGACATTGATTCTGAGCTGAATGGTTCCGGTACTGATGTTGAAATCGACCCGCTGGTATTTATGGTCGGTGCTGGTATGAAGTTCTGA
- a CDS encoding HAMP domain-containing protein has product MNNPASYKHYVSIGRRLLSYLLAFSFVITLAAFLYILISDYQRGMNSYDKNLRQIQTSYQQSISYSLWNFDSRQIESQLNGILNFPGVVYVYIENRGNVLHSAGDVYGQSDQRYSFALTYESAGQSYQLGNLHLNLDYTGLYNELRHKAVNILLTQFFKTFSVSIFVLFIVHQVITRRLSRMAEWASQFSLNKLDHPLQLNEKAHKRDELSMVADAINRMRETLQQDVEERERSHMQLENTKEQLSMAINNAAIGFCRYLPEEDTFDCNNHFANQLASTELELESMKHPMDRLMDMISGPHGVEQRERINKLLQGRIPRIHDEFCLYNFRKEECYFDITLQITRYNENRPQEILICVVDRTKEQIARRHAQELTVSLENKVTQRTEELYNEQLRTKASMQKMESELAQMNASERQQQQKKINHLLLKQLEHLAEHIRQPEILPGIEVFLRYLRITTRDERHSLNLTNCLEEWLDQAPELQSVEISKQLPFSLIIEENPHLMHFLFDYLIVKDPALQYCTRLNLQLRLVQDTVQAGVDFYLQTPVEETQIAPDGEFYALCDHIISMRFNGSLQRRLKTPTQLHVEFSLDMAKL; this is encoded by the coding sequence GTGAACAACCCAGCCAGCTACAAACACTACGTATCCATTGGGCGCAGACTGCTGTCGTATCTGCTTGCCTTCAGTTTTGTGATCACCCTCGCGGCGTTTCTTTACATTCTGATCTCTGATTACCAGCGTGGCATGAACAGCTACGATAAAAATCTGCGTCAGATTCAGACCAGCTACCAGCAGAGCATAAGCTACAGCCTGTGGAATTTTGATTCCCGCCAGATCGAATCACAACTCAACGGTATTCTTAACTTTCCCGGCGTGGTTTATGTCTATATCGAAAACCGCGGCAACGTGCTGCACAGTGCCGGCGATGTCTATGGCCAGTCAGACCAGCGCTATTCATTCGCCCTGACCTACGAAAGTGCCGGGCAGTCTTACCAGCTGGGAAACCTGCATCTGAATCTGGACTACACCGGGCTCTATAATGAACTCAGACATAAAGCCGTTAATATTCTTCTGACCCAGTTTTTTAAAACCTTTTCGGTATCAATATTTGTTTTATTTATTGTTCATCAGGTGATTACGCGGCGCCTTAGCCGTATGGCAGAGTGGGCCAGCCAATTCAGTCTGAATAAGCTTGATCATCCGCTCCAGCTGAATGAAAAAGCGCATAAACGTGATGAGCTCAGTATGGTTGCCGATGCCATTAACCGTATGCGTGAAACCCTGCAACAGGATGTAGAAGAGCGTGAACGCTCGCATATGCAGCTGGAGAACACCAAAGAGCAGCTCAGCATGGCCATTAATAATGCCGCAATTGGTTTTTGCCGTTATCTGCCCGAGGAAGATACCTTCGATTGCAACAATCACTTTGCCAACCAGCTGGCCAGTACTGAGCTGGAGCTGGAAAGTATGAAACACCCGATGGACAGGCTGATGGATATGATCAGCGGTCCGCATGGGGTAGAACAAAGAGAACGTATTAATAAGCTGTTACAGGGTCGTATTCCTCGCATTCACGATGAATTCTGCCTCTATAACTTCCGTAAGGAAGAGTGCTATTTCGATATCACACTGCAGATCACCCGCTATAATGAGAACCGTCCACAGGAAATTCTGATTTGCGTGGTAGACCGCACAAAAGAACAGATTGCCCGCCGCCATGCACAGGAGCTGACGGTGTCGCTGGAGAATAAAGTGACCCAGCGTACAGAAGAGCTCTACAACGAACAGCTGCGCACCAAAGCATCCATGCAAAAAATGGAATCTGAGCTGGCACAGATGAACGCCAGTGAACGCCAGCAACAGCAGAAGAAGATTAATCACCTGCTGCTCAAACAGCTTGAGCATCTGGCCGAACATATCCGCCAGCCAGAAATACTGCCGGGCATCGAAGTCTTTTTACGTTACCTGCGCATTACCACCCGCGATGAACGTCACAGCCTGAACCTGACCAATTGCCTTGAAGAGTGGCTCGATCAGGCGCCGGAGCTGCAGTCGGTTGAGATCAGTAAACAACTGCCCTTCTCGCTCATTATCGAAGAAAATCCGCACCTTATGCATTTCCTGTTCGATTATCTGATCGTGAAAGACCCGGCATTACAATATTGCACCCGGCTGAACCTGCAACTGCGACTGGTTCAGGATACCGTTCAGGCTGGTGTCGACTTTTATCTGCAAACGCCTGTTGAGGAAACACAGATAGCACCTGACGGCGAGTTTTACGCACTCTGTGATCATATTATTTCAATGCGTTTCAACGGCTCCCTGCAACGCAGGCTGAAAACACCGACGCAGCTTCATGTGGAATTCAGTCTGGATATGGCAAAACTGTAA
- a CDS encoding acyl-CoA dehydrogenase C-terminal domain-containing protein, translating into MIQYKAPLKDIQFLINDVFDFQSHYKNIPGGDEATPEMVDAILTEAARFSEEVVSPLYQIGDEGCVWNDGEVTTPKGFKEAYGQYVEGGWQGMSAPVAYGGQGLPLSLGVIKSEMIGTANWVWGMYPGLSLGAMNTIYMHGTEEQKQTYLVPMTEGRWTGTMCLTEPQCGTDLGQVKTKAEPNGDGSYSLTGTKIFISSGEHDLTEQIVHIVLARLPGAPEGTKGISLFIVPKFHVNADGSLGDRNPVVCGSIEEKMGIHGSSTCVMNFDGAKGYLIGPENRGLMCMFTFMNTARIGTSIQGVGAAELSFQGALPYAKDRRSMRSLSGTKHPDKVADSLIVHPDVRRMLLTQKAIAEGGRAMLYHAARLADFMMAAHDRGDKEGYDRFDDKLGFLTPILKAFLTELGYEAANHGVQVYGGHGFIKEWGMEQIVRDTQIAKLYEGTTGVQALDLLGRKILLGKLKSFNEFRAEVTAFIKTHENRAEMKPLIKQLKRYMLQWRINTFRVAYKASKNRDMVGAASVDYLMFSGYVVMAYFWAQMADKAYSGMKSGKGDRDFYQAKIHTAEFYFDRLLPRAKGHAKMMLKDPKTLMQMKEEHFAF; encoded by the coding sequence ATGATTCAGTACAAGGCTCCACTTAAAGATATTCAGTTTCTGATTAACGATGTCTTCGATTTTCAGTCCCATTACAAAAACATTCCGGGTGGCGATGAAGCAACGCCGGAAATGGTTGATGCCATCCTGACCGAGGCTGCGCGCTTCAGCGAAGAGGTGGTTTCACCGCTGTATCAGATCGGCGATGAAGGTTGTGTGTGGAATGACGGCGAAGTCACCACACCAAAAGGCTTTAAAGAAGCTTATGGTCAGTACGTCGAAGGCGGCTGGCAGGGTATGTCAGCACCGGTTGCTTATGGTGGTCAGGGCTTACCTCTGTCACTGGGTGTGATCAAATCCGAGATGATCGGTACCGCCAACTGGGTATGGGGCATGTACCCTGGTCTGTCGCTGGGGGCGATGAATACCATTTATATGCACGGTACCGAAGAGCAGAAGCAGACTTATCTGGTGCCTATGACCGAAGGTCGCTGGACCGGCACTATGTGTCTGACTGAGCCGCAGTGCGGTACCGATTTGGGTCAGGTAAAAACCAAAGCCGAGCCTAATGGTGATGGCAGCTACAGCCTGACCGGCACCAAAATTTTTATCTCATCCGGTGAGCATGACCTGACAGAGCAGATTGTGCATATCGTACTGGCCCGTCTGCCGGGTGCGCCGGAAGGCACCAAAGGCATTTCGCTGTTTATCGTACCGAAATTCCATGTGAACGCTGATGGCTCATTGGGTGACCGTAACCCGGTGGTCTGTGGTTCTATTGAAGAAAAAATGGGTATTCACGGTTCATCCACCTGTGTGATGAACTTTGATGGTGCGAAAGGCTATCTGATCGGACCGGAAAACAGAGGCCTGATGTGCATGTTCACCTTTATGAACACTGCCCGTATCGGTACCTCGATTCAGGGCGTTGGTGCGGCTGAACTGTCTTTCCAGGGTGCGCTGCCTTATGCCAAAGACCGCCGTTCCATGCGTTCTCTGAGTGGCACCAAGCATCCGGATAAAGTAGCAGACTCCCTGATTGTGCACCCGGATGTTCGCCGTATGCTGCTGACCCAGAAGGCCATCGCTGAAGGTGGTCGTGCAATGCTGTATCACGCCGCCCGTCTGGCCGATTTTATGATGGCGGCACATGATCGTGGTGATAAAGAAGGCTACGACCGGTTTGATGACAAACTGGGTTTCCTGACGCCGATTCTGAAAGCTTTCCTGACCGAGCTGGGCTACGAAGCGGCTAACCACGGTGTGCAGGTTTACGGTGGTCATGGCTTTATTAAAGAGTGGGGCATGGAGCAGATTGTTCGTGATACCCAGATTGCCAAGCTGTATGAAGGCACCACCGGTGTGCAGGCGCTGGATCTTCTGGGCCGTAAAATTCTGCTGGGTAAACTGAAGTCCTTTAATGAATTCCGTGCCGAAGTCACGGCATTTATTAAAACCCATGAGAACCGTGCAGAAATGAAGCCGCTGATCAAACAGCTCAAGCGTTATATGCTGCAATGGCGTATCAATACCTTCCGTGTTGCTTATAAAGCATCGAAAAACCGCGATATGGTTGGTGCGGCATCGGTGGATTATCTGATGTTCTCCGGTTATGTAGTGATGGCATATTTCTGGGCGCAAATGGCTGATAAAGCGTACAGCGGTATGAAATCCGGCAAGGGTGATCGTGATTTCTATCAGGCAAAGATCCACACTGCGGAATTTTATTTTGATCGTCTGCTGCCACGGGCAAAAGGCCACGCCAAAATGATGCTGAAAGATCCGAAAACCCTGATGCAGATGAAAGAAGAACACTTCGCTTTCTGA
- a CDS encoding AMP-binding protein: MEASFWDGKRAPGVTDQIDLDKYNAVVEVVESAFQRYADRAAFTSIGYTLTYRQIDEYSAAFAAYLQNHTTLKPGDRIAIQMPNILQFPIAMYGALRAGMVVVNTNPLYTEREMLHQFNDSGAKALVCMDVFAKSVQNIRAETGLKHIIVTSLADMLPFPKRTLINAAAKYVKKMVPAYNLPDAIPFRKALAQGAKFGGFVANYIKNPNDTIILQYTGGTTGVAKGAELTNRNLVANMMQSRAMLSQIDPATGQQIKPDTGVKVVAPLPLYHIYSFTVHLMALFETGDHSILIANPRDTNMFVRMIKPHQLTGFIGLNTLFVSLLNHPEFKNCDFSQLKLTLSGGTALVEDTARRWKEATGCGISEAYGLTECSPAVCMNPAGGLEQMGTVGQAVPGTALKCIDPEGNEVAIGERGELCVKGPQVMKGYWNRPDATAESFTPDGEWLRTGDVAVIDEDGFVKIVDRIKDMILVSGFNVYPNEIEDVVAMHPAVENCAAIGVPDDKTGEAVKLFVVATDPNLTVEEIKKHCRENMTAYKVPRHVEFRSELPMTPVGKILRRELKDEEAKKQAEPA, encoded by the coding sequence GTGGAAGCATCTTTCTGGGACGGCAAGCGCGCACCTGGTGTTACTGATCAAATCGATCTGGATAAATACAATGCAGTGGTAGAAGTGGTGGAAAGCGCTTTTCAGCGTTATGCCGATCGCGCCGCGTTTACCAGTATTGGTTACACCCTCACTTATCGTCAGATTGACGAATACAGCGCAGCCTTTGCCGCTTATCTGCAAAATCACACCACGCTGAAGCCTGGCGACCGCATCGCCATTCAGATGCCGAATATCCTGCAATTCCCGATTGCTATGTACGGTGCCCTGCGTGCCGGTATGGTGGTGGTGAATACCAACCCGCTGTATACCGAGCGCGAAATGCTGCACCAGTTCAACGACTCCGGTGCCAAGGCACTGGTGTGTATGGATGTGTTTGCCAAATCGGTACAGAACATCCGCGCGGAAACCGGCCTTAAGCATATTATTGTGACCAGTCTGGCCGATATGCTGCCATTCCCGAAACGCACGCTGATCAACGCCGCGGCCAAATACGTGAAGAAAATGGTTCCGGCTTACAACCTGCCGGATGCTATTCCGTTCCGTAAGGCGTTGGCGCAGGGCGCTAAGTTTGGCGGTTTTGTTGCCAACTACATCAAGAACCCGAATGACACCATCATTCTGCAGTACACCGGTGGTACGACCGGTGTGGCTAAAGGCGCTGAGCTGACCAACCGCAATCTGGTTGCCAACATGATGCAATCCCGTGCGATGCTCAGCCAGATTGATCCGGCAACCGGTCAGCAGATTAAACCGGATACCGGAGTAAAGGTGGTGGCACCGCTGCCGCTGTACCACATCTACTCGTTTACCGTGCACCTGATGGCACTGTTTGAAACCGGTGATCACAGCATTCTGATCGCCAATCCGCGCGACACCAATATGTTTGTACGCATGATCAAACCGCATCAGCTGACCGGCTTTATTGGTCTGAACACGCTGTTTGTATCGCTGCTGAACCATCCGGAATTCAAGAACTGCGATTTCAGCCAGCTGAAGCTGACGCTGTCAGGCGGTACTGCACTGGTCGAAGACACCGCCCGTCGCTGGAAAGAAGCAACCGGTTGTGGCATCTCTGAAGCTTACGGTTTAACCGAATGTTCACCTGCAGTATGTATGAACCCGGCTGGTGGTCTGGAGCAGATGGGTACTGTTGGTCAGGCCGTTCCCGGTACTGCGCTGAAATGTATCGATCCTGAAGGTAACGAAGTGGCGATCGGCGAGCGTGGCGAGCTGTGTGTGAAAGGCCCGCAGGTAATGAAAGGCTACTGGAATCGTCCGGACGCTACTGCTGAGAGCTTCACGCCGGATGGCGAATGGCTGCGCACCGGTGACGTTGCGGTGATCGATGAAGACGGCTTTGTGAAGATCGTTGACCGTATCAAAGATATGATTCTGGTATCCGGTTTTAACGTTTATCCGAACGAAATTGAAGACGTGGTAGCGATGCACCCGGCGGTTGAAAACTGTGCCGCTATCGGTGTGCCGGATGACAAAACCGGTGAAGCGGTGAAACTGTTCGTGGTTGCCACCGACCCGAACCTGACCGTGGAAGAAATCAAAAAACACTGCCGTGAAAACATGACCGCTTATAAAGTGCCACGTCATGTCGAGTTCCGCAGCGAACTGCCAATGACCCCGGTTGGTAAGATTCTGCGTCGTGAACTGAAGGACGAAGAAGCAAAAAAGCAGGCTGAGCCAGCCTGA
- a CDS encoding AraC family transcriptional regulator, translating to MSHSSAASRAFIGTEYLSQLIELLAQQGISTAQLAQGTGLSGKTLASAQEFISPLQYHKVVENALALSGDPLLGLEHGKRMNISSHGFLGFAIMASDTLGQALSLAIRYARTRTLLADIRFIHDHDTAIIQINRLAAMPSTFSFVVQNIISTLVTIARFLTQNSEELAAVAKFTDAPVRPVSCYEGVLGIPVMFNQPHNQLCIPAWLLDSPVSTANTTARRMAEAECEKQLAELDRGQDLVTQIRRRLDRMDAFPTLTVMAKTLNSSPRTINRQLAQLNTTYQNIIDEARREQALHLLLETNTSVEDIAHQLGYNDPSNFGRAFRRWLGESPRAFRKRTREQYPALHPEESTTEDSPH from the coding sequence ATGTCACACTCCTCTGCTGCCAGCCGGGCCTTTATCGGCACTGAATATCTGTCGCAACTGATTGAGCTGCTGGCCCAACAGGGTATCAGCACTGCGCAGTTAGCTCAGGGCACCGGTCTGAGTGGCAAGACGCTGGCCTCGGCGCAGGAATTCATTTCGCCGCTGCAGTATCACAAGGTGGTGGAGAATGCGCTGGCGCTGAGTGGCGACCCGCTGCTGGGACTGGAACACGGCAAACGCATGAATATTTCCAGCCATGGCTTTCTCGGCTTTGCCATTATGGCCAGCGATACTCTGGGTCAGGCTCTGTCGCTGGCGATCCGCTATGCACGCACCCGCACCCTGCTGGCCGATATCCGCTTTATTCATGACCATGACACCGCCATCATTCAGATCAACCGTCTGGCGGCCATGCCAAGCACCTTCAGTTTTGTCGTGCAGAACATTATTTCAACACTGGTGACCATTGCCCGCTTTCTGACCCAGAACAGTGAAGAGCTGGCCGCCGTAGCGAAGTTCACTGATGCTCCGGTACGACCTGTTTCCTGCTACGAAGGCGTTCTCGGCATTCCGGTGATGTTCAACCAGCCGCACAATCAGCTCTGTATTCCGGCCTGGCTGCTGGATAGTCCGGTATCCACCGCCAACACCACCGCGCGGCGCATGGCGGAAGCCGAATGTGAAAAACAACTGGCCGAACTGGATCGTGGCCAGGATCTGGTCACCCAGATCCGTCGCCGCCTCGACCGTATGGATGCGTTTCCGACACTTACCGTTATGGCGAAAACGCTGAACTCCAGTCCGCGCACTATTAACCGCCAGCTGGCCCAGCTGAACACCACCTATCAGAACATTATTGATGAGGCCCGGCGCGAACAGGCCCTGCATCTGCTGCTGGAAACCAATACCTCGGTGGAAGATATTGCCCACCAGCTGGGCTATAACGACCCATCGAATTTCGGCCGCGCTTTCCGTCGCTGGCTGGGGGAGTCGCCACGGGCTTTCCGTAAAAGAACACGCGAGCAATATCCTGCACTGCACCCGGAAGAAAGCACTACAGAGGACTCCCCTCACTGA
- a CDS encoding fatty acid desaturase family protein: MNQIHFSAGQRQLYQQLSAQVNQYFRQQDMTKTGDQRLYRKAILILLLFTASYAALLLLPAPWSLAAWFIHGIATALVGFNVMHDGAHESFSRSRRLNRLAALTFNLIGSNRFYWAQKHNRNHHSFTNVDEVDEDIDALGLFRMSPHQRRFWFHRYQHIYVWLLYPLTSLFWFFALDYKAYFRQKIANREFSHRLSAADHLEFWASKLLYLLIYIALPLSLSDSTTVIAGFLLMHAILGFLFAVVFQLAHIVEQAEFPQPASDGSMEDEWAAHQLRTTVDFATNSRVLTWVLGGLNFQVEHHLFPRVSHIHYPALHQLLQEACSHQGHPIRSYPSLGAALKGHYRHLRKLGRTD; this comes from the coding sequence ATGAATCAGATTCATTTTTCCGCTGGCCAGCGCCAGCTCTATCAGCAGCTTTCCGCTCAGGTTAACCAGTATTTCCGGCAGCAGGACATGACCAAAACCGGTGATCAGCGTCTGTACCGTAAAGCCATTCTTATTTTGCTGCTGTTCACTGCCAGCTATGCCGCCCTGCTGTTACTGCCTGCCCCCTGGAGTCTGGCCGCCTGGTTTATACATGGCATAGCTACCGCCCTTGTGGGCTTTAACGTGATGCACGATGGCGCTCACGAATCTTTCAGCCGCTCACGGCGCCTCAACCGGCTGGCCGCTCTTACCTTTAATCTGATCGGCAGTAACCGTTTTTACTGGGCACAGAAACACAACCGTAATCATCACAGCTTTACCAATGTGGACGAGGTTGATGAAGACATTGATGCGCTGGGGCTGTTCCGAATGAGTCCGCATCAGCGCCGTTTCTGGTTTCACCGTTATCAGCATATTTATGTCTGGCTGCTGTATCCGCTGACCAGTCTGTTCTGGTTTTTTGCCCTCGATTATAAGGCTTACTTCCGTCAGAAGATTGCCAACAGGGAGTTCAGCCATCGCTTATCCGCCGCAGATCATCTGGAATTCTGGGCCAGTAAGCTGCTGTATCTGCTGATCTATATCGCGCTGCCGCTGAGCCTGTCTGACAGTACGACGGTTATTGCCGGCTTTTTACTGATGCACGCCATCTTAGGCTTTTTATTTGCCGTGGTATTTCAGCTGGCTCACATTGTTGAACAGGCGGAATTTCCGCAGCCTGCATCTGATGGCAGCATGGAAGACGAATGGGCGGCCCATCAGTTACGCACCACCGTCGACTTCGCCACCAACAGCCGTGTTCTGACCTGGGTTTTAGGCGGTCTGAACTTTCAGGTTGAACATCATCTGTTCCCCCGTGTCAGCCATATCCATTATCCAGCCCTTCATCAGCTGCTGCAGGAAGCCTGCAGCCACCAGGGCCATCCGATCCGCAGCTATCCCAGCCTGGGCGCGGCACTGAAAGGTCATTACCGCCACCTGCGCAAGCTGGGCCGCACAGACTGA
- a CDS encoding DUF2789 domain-containing protein, which yields MESPVHSLNGLFAQLGLPNSDQNIADFIEQHKPVADNKKLADLDFFNDSQRAFLRESLAQDADWAEVIDTLDSLLRHAADIRPS from the coding sequence ATGGAATCGCCAGTACACAGCCTTAACGGTCTGTTTGCACAACTCGGCCTGCCGAACTCCGACCAGAATATCGCCGACTTTATCGAGCAGCATAAACCCGTAGCAGACAACAAAAAATTAGCCGATCTCGACTTTTTCAATGACTCGCAGCGGGCCTTTCTGCGTGAATCACTGGCTCAGGATGCTGACTGGGCCGAGGTTATCGATACCCTCGACAGCCTTCTGCGTCATGCTGCTGATATCCGTCCCAGCTGA